From the genome of Papaver somniferum cultivar HN1 chromosome 2, ASM357369v1, whole genome shotgun sequence, one region includes:
- the LOC113351361 gene encoding uncharacterized protein LOC113351361: MDTIIFNNLVTARGVQEVLLEQQKQIIQQKSGVLWLKEGASNSRFFHENLKVSQAKNDIMELEHSNGSIVANQDEIMANILVSHFENKFKHQEVHSVPEYFQDITKVVTEEDNLLLDATPTDEEIKKAVFELDPDSAPGPDGFAGWFYREAWEIIGKDFATAINFFLSRGFIPSGLNSNFLLLFPKVKNAKRENQFAPIGLMNFIFKVITNIITIRLWVIIQKIVSHQQAAFIKGRNIQDQIVLASELVNELDTPRRGGNIGLKLDITQDYDSLRWEFLFQVMIHFGFSEKGISWFHTLLKSAKISVLLDSDLVGWPKKVLKERERIIRNFLWTGDPATKKLITVNWDSVCSPLSEGVLGLRRLEIINRALLMNLYWRIQNGTSEMAKYFQDKYQNSKGGWIEYYKNHPYGQG, encoded by the exons ATGGATACAATCATTTTCAATAATTTAGTAACAGCAAGGGGAGTTCAAGAAGTATTATTAGAACAACAGAAGCAGATTATTCAGCAAAAATCAGGAGTTCTGTGGCTAAAAGAAGGAGCTTCTAATTCCAGATTCTTTCATGAGAACCTAAAAGTTAGCCAAGCCAAAAATGATATTATGGAATTAGAACATTCTAATGGTAGTATAGTGGCTAATCAAGATGAAATAATGGCTAATATATTGGTTTCACATTTTGAAAATAAGTTTAAACATCAAGAAGTGCACTCTGTTCCTGAATACTTTCAAGATATTACAAAAGTAGTGACTGAAGAAGATAACTTGTTGTTAGATGCTACCCCaactgatgaagaaataaaaaaagcagTATTTGAATTAGATCCAGATAGTGCTCCTGGACCTGATGGATTTGCTGGCTGGTTCTATAGAGAAGCATGGGAAATCATTGGTAAGGATTTTGCTACtgcaatcaatttttttttgagcaGAGGTTTTATTCCATCTGGATTGAATTCaaatttcttgttgttgtttcctAAAGTGAAAAATGctaaaagagaaaatcaatttgCACCAATTGGTCTAATGAATTTTATCTTTAAAGTGATCACAAATATTATAACTATAAGATTATGGGTGATAATTCAGAAAATTGTTTCTCATCAACAAGCTGCATTCATTAAGGGAAGAAACATCCAAGACCAAATAGTTCTGGCATCCGAATTAGTGAATGAATTGGATACTCCAAGAAGAGGTGGTAACATTGGTTTGAAGCTAGACATTACTCAAGATTATGATTCCTTACGCTGGGAGTTTTTATTTCAAGTCATGATACACTTTGGTTTTTCAGAAAAAGGGATTTCTTGGTTTCATACACTTCTTAAGTCTGCAAAAATTTCAGTTCTTTTAGATAGTGATCTTGTGGG ATGGCCAAAAAAAGttctgaaagagagagaaagaatcATAAGAAACTTCTTGTGGACAGGTGACCCAGCAACAAAAAAATTGATTACTGTCAATTGGGATTCAGTTTGTTCACCTCTGTCTGAAGGTGTTCTGGGCTTAAGAAGGCTTGAAATTATAAATAGAGCTCTACTAATGAATCTTTACTGGAGAATCCAAAATGGTACAAGTGAAATGGCAAAATACTTCCAAGATAAGTACCAAAACTCAAAGGGTGGGTGGATTGAGTATTACAAAAATCATCCATATGGCCAGGGTTGA